The Pseudomonas sp. DG56-2 genome contains a region encoding:
- a CDS encoding aminoglycoside phosphotransferase family protein: protein MFEPYLQRWHLIVDGAPLLTHSSHLLPVRYRNQPAILKVACVAEEVRGAFLMKWWNGQGSAKVLAHANNALLLTRAQGPNSLVAYAENGQDERATRLLCQTIERLHAHQGKPDFPLVDLHTWFQGLRDAAQLHGHLYVRSAQIADGLLASPQEERVLHGDIHHGNVLDFGPDGWLAIDPKCLYGERTFDYANLFCNPSPGVASQVQHFNSRLQIVCKFAKLPRQRLLQWVVAWCGLSAAWFQEDNMQTQVEQRLELAQLALNLLEAGN, encoded by the coding sequence ATGTTCGAACCCTACTTGCAGCGCTGGCACCTGATCGTCGATGGTGCCCCGTTACTCACCCACAGCAGCCACCTATTGCCAGTGCGCTATCGCAATCAGCCTGCAATACTCAAAGTTGCCTGTGTGGCCGAAGAAGTACGCGGTGCCTTCCTCATGAAGTGGTGGAACGGCCAAGGATCGGCGAAGGTCTTGGCCCATGCCAACAACGCATTGTTGCTGACCCGAGCACAAGGCCCGAACTCCTTGGTCGCTTACGCAGAAAATGGGCAGGACGAACGAGCCACGAGGCTTCTGTGCCAGACGATCGAGCGCTTGCATGCTCATCAGGGAAAGCCCGACTTCCCCCTTGTTGACCTGCACACCTGGTTTCAAGGATTGAGGGACGCGGCGCAGCTCCATGGCCACTTATATGTACGCAGTGCGCAGATCGCCGACGGCCTGCTGGCAAGCCCGCAAGAGGAGCGTGTCCTGCACGGTGATATCCATCACGGCAATGTCCTCGACTTCGGCCCTGACGGCTGGTTGGCCATCGATCCCAAATGCCTTTACGGCGAACGGACCTTCGACTACGCCAACCTGTTCTGTAATCCCTCCCCCGGTGTAGCGAGCCAAGTGCAGCATTTCAACAGTCGACTGCAGATTGTCTGCAAGTTCGCCAAGCTGCCACGCCAACGCCTGCTGCAGTGGGTAGTGGCCTGGTGCGGTTTGTCAGCTGCCTGGTTCCAGGAGGACAACATGCAGACGCAAGTCGAGCAACGCCTGGAGTTGGCGCAACTTGCACTCAATCTATTGGAGGCAGGCAACTAA
- a CDS encoding sigma-70 family RNA polymerase sigma factor: protein MHTKDVVVSLYQDHCGWLKGWLQQRLGCSSDAADLAHDIFVKVLHKNLEEVREPRAFLRTIAHGLMVDKVRRKELERAYLITMQQMPEALAASPELTCSILQSLYELDRMLNSLPTKVRQAFLLCQVDGLKYAEAAERLGVTVSSIKKYMHTALLRCLELELELEA from the coding sequence ATGCATACCAAGGATGTTGTCGTCAGCCTCTATCAGGATCACTGCGGCTGGCTCAAGGGATGGTTGCAGCAGCGTCTGGGGTGTTCGAGCGACGCCGCCGACCTGGCGCATGACATCTTCGTCAAGGTGTTGCACAAGAACCTTGAGGAGGTGCGAGAGCCTCGGGCGTTTCTCAGGACCATTGCCCACGGCCTGATGGTCGACAAGGTGCGCCGCAAGGAACTTGAGCGTGCGTACTTGATCACCATGCAGCAGATGCCCGAGGCACTGGCGGCTTCGCCTGAGCTGACCTGCTCGATTCTGCAGTCGCTGTATGAACTGGATCGCATGTTGAACAGTTTGCCGACCAAGGTGCGCCAGGCCTTCCTGCTCTGTCAGGTCGACGGTCTCAAATACGCTGAAGCCGCTGAACGTCTCGGCGTTACGGTCAGCTCTATCAAAAAGTACATGCACACCGCGCTGCTGCGCTGCCTGGAACTGGAATTGGAGCTGGAGGCATGA
- a CDS encoding FecR domain-containing protein, giving the protein MSALRDDPQSLSEALNWLIELREAQQGDPRYRSWQEWLAASGQNRQAWQRVETLGQRLSGTQGRLLLHSLRATPAHTSRRAFVGKLCLLLGGAGALAYSGQRQAWPELSAGYRTTTGELRNLELGNHLQLTLNTATALDVDSGGKGTRIALLKGEIMVDSRQVVAGPTQVQLPEARVWAEQARFSVRALEGESPRVCVYQGQLRINVGNKEQQLVGGQQLVISTQETRREDLPVASDAWTRGLLISDGMSLASFTRELDRYRSGRLHCDPQVAALRVSGAFDLRHPEQILATLGQVLPVKVQYRTRYWATVVPAA; this is encoded by the coding sequence ATGAGTGCGCTGCGCGACGATCCGCAAAGCCTGAGCGAGGCGCTGAACTGGCTCATTGAATTGCGTGAAGCTCAACAGGGCGACCCTCGCTATCGCTCCTGGCAGGAATGGCTTGCGGCCAGCGGCCAGAATCGTCAGGCCTGGCAACGCGTCGAGACGCTAGGCCAGCGACTGTCAGGTACCCAGGGTCGTTTACTGCTGCATTCCTTGCGAGCAACCCCTGCGCATACTTCACGGCGCGCCTTCGTCGGTAAGCTTTGCCTGTTGCTCGGCGGAGCGGGGGCACTTGCCTACAGTGGACAGCGCCAGGCATGGCCGGAGCTGAGTGCGGGCTATCGCACCACTACCGGTGAGTTGCGCAATCTGGAGTTGGGCAATCATCTGCAATTGACCCTGAACACCGCTACAGCGCTGGATGTAGACAGTGGCGGGAAGGGCACACGGATTGCCTTGCTCAAAGGCGAGATCATGGTCGACTCGCGCCAGGTGGTGGCCGGTCCTACACAGGTGCAATTGCCAGAGGCGCGAGTGTGGGCTGAGCAGGCACGTTTCTCGGTTCGTGCGCTGGAGGGTGAGTCGCCACGTGTGTGTGTCTACCAGGGTCAGTTACGCATCAACGTCGGCAACAAGGAGCAACAGCTTGTCGGCGGCCAGCAATTAGTGATTTCAACGCAGGAGACGCGCCGCGAAGATTTGCCGGTTGCCTCCGACGCCTGGACCCGTGGCTTGTTGATCAGTGACGGCATGTCCTTGGCATCCTTTACTCGTGAGCTGGACCGTTACCGTAGCGGGCGGCTGCACTGCGACCCGCAAGTCGCAGCGTTGCGTGTTTCCGGTGCCTTCGATCTGCGCCATCCCGAGCAGATCCTGGCCACGCTCGGCCAGGTTTTGCCGGTAAAAGTGCAATACCGCACCCGTTACTGGGCGACGGTGGTTCCCGCAGCCTGA
- a CDS encoding pitrilysin family protein, with amino-acid sequence MNARPLLTLCTLLLLTACGAAVAPQPATPVPNEPRAELPTRPELRDYHLANGMRVMLVPRESDGMELRLLVGSGSLQESPQQRGLAHFVEHMAFKGSQHFPGKAGLAALERLGISLGPDINAATSFNSTLYKISLAEDAPEHADLALRLMADWAAYLSFDPAAFEAEREVIVEEWRLRQGVGQRINQRLDDLLYQDSDYQGRNPIGDLDVIRHAPLAQAQAYYRDWYQPQRMTLLLVGRFDDAQLRGRIEALFGLQPRGTAAPSSTAQFRGAKALRVASVFDAEQGQRLVQLILQRNLPAALDSQNGQWRDLIDALWLSVLDERLDLLVEQGSFSQAGVAERAILLDARRGQYRIVLHPRDNNYAQASEQLFTELQRMATQPVTAQELDAAKQRLAEKLDNQASGQQRYTNQVLADTMAQAVEFQMPLYDKRQQLQITQAWLPKITALHLQAAVSELLAEASPRLALVGPKSDAKQHNDQHWATLWQKALASQPGAFPYAARMQQLQLATPAPGSLTDLSPLKAVDALQWRLSNGLRVIVKADPSLQDNVRLELRQYGGTSVEPADQAGLSNWSTSLAERSGYGEYSALQLARLGQASQVQLKPFSESLFHGMRGTAPADQLETLFKLLRLKLSAPRFDSERLEEMRQRYITSLDSLPAERRFMDAINRTAYSNGERLVNDAQGPWRTFQAEQLREAYSELFAVRQGMTLVISGPVDRERVQQLSRTWLASLPAVAGPAVLWRDRGVQPLQQSMHHTYPWSSSPKTMVNLLYSNSAQWSDLDVQALAVVDKVANQRLRQAIREEASGVYAIGFSQLLTRLPSSYYLARLNFTAAPERAESLTAQAQKVVSQLAEHGISQNELDQARQAQLNEMTQQRRSAAYWTEALVQVAMVDDDFNSLADAPQRLRELELSHVNALCRALLGRNPKLFVLAPASATLQAAGTTVAQ; translated from the coding sequence ATGAACGCTAGACCCCTTCTGACGCTGTGTACGCTGCTGTTGCTGACAGCCTGTGGTGCAGCGGTTGCGCCGCAGCCCGCGACGCCTGTGCCGAACGAGCCACGCGCTGAGCTACCCACGCGGCCTGAACTACGCGACTACCACCTGGCCAACGGCATGCGAGTGATGTTAGTACCGCGCGAGTCCGATGGCATGGAGCTGCGCCTGTTGGTAGGCAGCGGTTCACTGCAGGAAAGCCCGCAACAGCGCGGGTTGGCGCACTTTGTCGAGCACATGGCATTCAAAGGTAGCCAACACTTTCCGGGCAAAGCCGGCCTGGCCGCACTGGAACGCTTGGGCATCAGCCTGGGACCGGACATCAACGCCGCCACCAGCTTCAACAGCACCTTGTACAAAATCTCCCTGGCCGAGGATGCTCCTGAGCACGCAGACTTGGCGCTGCGCCTGATGGCTGATTGGGCGGCGTACCTGAGTTTCGACCCGGCAGCGTTCGAAGCCGAGCGAGAAGTAATCGTCGAAGAGTGGCGGCTGCGCCAAGGCGTGGGGCAACGCATCAATCAGCGTCTCGATGACTTGCTCTACCAGGATAGCGATTACCAGGGCCGCAACCCCATCGGCGATCTGGACGTCATTCGTCATGCGCCCCTTGCGCAGGCACAGGCGTACTACCGCGACTGGTACCAACCCCAGCGCATGACCTTGCTGCTGGTCGGGCGCTTTGACGATGCACAACTACGTGGCCGCATCGAAGCATTGTTCGGCCTCCAACCGCGCGGAACTGCAGCACCGTCCAGCACCGCACAGTTTCGTGGCGCGAAGGCTTTGCGCGTGGCGTCGGTGTTCGATGCCGAACAGGGACAGCGTCTGGTGCAATTGATATTGCAGCGAAACCTGCCGGCCGCGCTGGACAGCCAGAATGGGCAATGGCGTGATCTGATCGACGCCCTGTGGTTGAGCGTACTCGACGAACGCCTGGACCTTCTGGTCGAGCAAGGGTCGTTCAGCCAGGCAGGGGTTGCCGAGCGAGCCATATTGCTGGACGCCCGCCGTGGTCAATACCGGATCGTGCTACACCCGCGTGACAATAACTACGCTCAAGCCAGCGAGCAGCTGTTCACCGAACTGCAACGCATGGCCACTCAACCGGTCACTGCGCAGGAGTTGGACGCCGCCAAGCAGCGCCTGGCGGAAAAACTGGATAACCAGGCTAGCGGCCAACAGCGTTATACCAATCAGGTGCTGGCCGACACCATGGCCCAGGCCGTGGAATTCCAGATGCCGCTGTATGACAAGCGTCAGCAACTGCAAATTACCCAGGCCTGGCTACCGAAGATCACCGCCTTGCACCTACAGGCAGCGGTCAGCGAGCTATTGGCTGAGGCATCCCCGCGTCTGGCGCTGGTAGGCCCCAAGAGCGACGCCAAGCAGCACAACGACCAGCACTGGGCGACATTATGGCAGAAAGCTCTGGCTAGCCAGCCTGGGGCCTTTCCTTACGCTGCGCGGATGCAACAACTGCAACTTGCCACGCCGGCGCCAGGAAGCTTGACCGACCTGTCGCCATTGAAAGCAGTCGATGCACTGCAGTGGCGCCTGAGCAACGGGCTGCGGGTGATCGTCAAGGCTGATCCATCCCTGCAGGACAATGTACGCCTGGAATTGCGCCAGTACGGGGGGACATCTGTTGAGCCCGCCGATCAGGCTGGTCTCTCCAACTGGTCGACCAGCCTGGCGGAGCGCAGTGGTTACGGTGAGTACTCGGCATTGCAACTGGCGCGACTGGGCCAGGCCAGCCAGGTGCAACTGAAGCCGTTCAGCGAAAGCCTGTTTCACGGTATGCGCGGCACGGCACCTGCGGATCAGTTGGAAACCCTGTTCAAACTCCTGCGCCTGAAACTCTCGGCGCCACGTTTCGACAGTGAACGTCTGGAAGAAATGCGCCAACGTTACATCACCAGCCTCGACAGCTTGCCGGCGGAACGACGCTTTATGGATGCCATCAATCGCACCGCGTACAGCAACGGCGAGCGCTTGGTCAACGATGCCCAGGGACCGTGGCGCACCTTCCAGGCCGAGCAGCTGCGCGAGGCATACAGCGAGCTGTTCGCCGTGCGTCAAGGAATGACCTTGGTGATCAGCGGTCCGGTGGACAGGGAGCGCGTCCAGCAGCTTTCTCGAACCTGGCTGGCCAGCTTGCCTGCAGTCGCCGGCCCGGCTGTACTTTGGCGCGACAGGGGGGTGCAGCCATTGCAGCAGAGCATGCACCACACATACCCGTGGTCCAGCAGCCCGAAAACGATGGTCAATCTGCTCTATAGCAATTCTGCGCAGTGGAGCGACCTGGATGTCCAGGCATTGGCTGTGGTCGACAAAGTGGCCAACCAGCGATTGCGTCAGGCCATTCGTGAAGAAGCATCCGGGGTTTATGCCATCGGTTTCAGCCAACTGCTTACGCGCTTGCCATCGTCCTACTACCTGGCCCGGCTGAACTTCACTGCCGCCCCCGAACGCGCCGAATCGTTGACCGCACAAGCACAGAAGGTAGTGAGCCAACTGGCCGAGCACGGCATCAGTCAGAACGAACTGGACCAGGCCCGGCAGGCCCAGCTCAACGAGATGACGCAGCAACGTCGTAGCGCCGCCTACTGGACCGAAGCCCTGGTCCAGGTGGCCATGGTAGATGACGACTTCAACAGCCTGGCCGATGCGCCGCAACGTCTGCGCGAGCTGGAGCTTTCCCACGTCAATGCACTTTGTCGGGCGCTGCTGGGGCGCAATCCCAAGTTGTTCGTGCTGGCCCCAGCCAGCGCCACCCTTCAGGCTGCGGGAACCACCGTCGCCCAGTAA
- a CDS encoding ABC transporter ATP-binding protein/permease, whose amino-acid sequence MTRLRQFWAITGPFWRSRSALPAWFLLATVIALTLLGVWFSVRMNQWNGDFYNALQALNGEALYPLLYSFVGLVAAMILVVVYADYLRKHLHIRWRTWLTEHLCNRWLSADGQHYRLQLQDREPDNPDQRIADDVRLMVEHSLKLLLSFIRSLVTLVSFVSILWTLSGAFTFSLAGETYRLPGYMVWTCLAYTLAGIAVTHWIGGALQGLNVGQQHREADYRSALIFRRRHADAIAGHHGQEQDREALRSRFAEVISNWYRLMRAERNLAFFTVGYQQATLLAPFFFALPKFLSGELQLGGLMRIQSAFGQVAGALSWFIYAYRDIAAWAACVERLHGFVVILDAPLHAPLAACKPSGNALLEAELSVQHSDGSPLLPALTLRLQPGTLTLLSGPSGMGKSTLLRTLAGFWPHVQGRWLTQAAVFWMPQDPYLGDGTLAELLTYPRLTGSFCDSQLHWALNEVGMGHWGDQLAHRADWYQRLSGGERQRLLIARLLLNRPALLLLDETLSALDPPAASALLEVLRRHLHSSAILLVSHQPHLALQADHVIDLNTPTYPCEEHFAHER is encoded by the coding sequence ATGACAAGACTTCGACAATTCTGGGCCATCACCGGCCCTTTCTGGCGCTCGCGTTCAGCATTGCCCGCCTGGTTTTTACTGGCCACAGTGATCGCGCTGACGCTGCTTGGCGTGTGGTTCAGCGTGCGCATGAACCAGTGGAATGGCGACTTCTACAACGCCTTGCAAGCACTCAACGGCGAGGCGCTTTATCCCTTGCTGTACAGCTTTGTGGGGCTGGTTGCAGCAATGATTCTGGTCGTGGTGTATGCCGACTACCTGCGCAAGCACCTGCATATTCGCTGGCGAACCTGGCTGACAGAACATTTGTGCAACCGCTGGCTTTCTGCAGACGGCCAACACTATCGCCTGCAGCTACAAGACCGCGAGCCGGACAACCCCGACCAGCGCATCGCCGATGATGTGCGGCTGATGGTCGAGCATTCGCTCAAGTTGCTGCTGTCGTTCATCCGTTCGCTGGTTACGCTGGTTTCGTTCGTCAGCATTCTCTGGACCTTGTCGGGTGCTTTCACATTCAGCCTTGCAGGAGAGACGTACCGCCTGCCGGGCTACATGGTCTGGACCTGCTTGGCCTATACCCTGGCCGGGATTGCCGTGACCCATTGGATCGGCGGCGCGCTGCAAGGTCTGAACGTCGGCCAGCAACACCGTGAGGCGGACTATCGCAGCGCCCTGATCTTTCGCCGTCGCCACGCCGATGCGATCGCAGGGCATCACGGCCAGGAACAGGATCGCGAAGCCTTGCGTTCGCGCTTCGCTGAAGTGATCAGTAACTGGTACCGCCTGATGCGCGCAGAACGAAACCTGGCGTTTTTTACCGTCGGCTATCAACAAGCCACCCTGCTGGCGCCGTTCTTCTTTGCCTTGCCCAAATTTTTATCAGGCGAACTACAGCTGGGCGGGTTAATGCGTATTCAGTCGGCCTTCGGTCAAGTTGCTGGCGCGTTGAGCTGGTTTATCTACGCCTATCGCGACATTGCCGCGTGGGCGGCGTGTGTCGAGCGCTTGCATGGCTTTGTGGTAATCCTGGATGCACCGTTGCACGCGCCGTTGGCCGCCTGCAAACCTTCAGGCAATGCACTGCTGGAAGCCGAGCTGTCGGTCCAGCACAGCGATGGCTCCCCGTTGCTGCCCGCACTGACCCTGCGTCTGCAGCCCGGCACCCTGACCTTGCTGAGCGGACCATCGGGGATGGGGAAATCAACCTTGCTGCGAACCTTGGCCGGGTTCTGGCCACACGTTCAAGGCCGATGGCTTACGCAGGCTGCGGTGTTCTGGATGCCTCAGGACCCGTACCTGGGAGACGGAACACTGGCCGAGTTGCTGACGTATCCGCGCCTGACGGGGTCGTTCTGCGACAGCCAATTGCACTGGGCGCTGAATGAGGTGGGCATGGGCCACTGGGGTGATCAGTTGGCGCACCGAGCTGACTGGTATCAGCGCTTGTCCGGTGGTGAACGCCAGCGCCTGTTGATCGCCCGCCTGCTACTTAACCGCCCTGCTTTGTTGCTGCTCGACGAAACCCTCTCGGCGCTCGATCCACCTGCCGCCAGCGCACTGCTGGAAGTGCTGCGCCGGCACCTGCACAGCAGCGCCATCCTACTGGTCAGCCATCAGCCTCATCTGGCGCTTCAAGCCGACCACGTCATCGACTTGAACACCCCGACTTACCCCTGCGAGGAACACTTTGCTCATGAACGCTAG
- a CDS encoding TonB-dependent receptor: MFRHHLPLPSLLCASLLLAVVPAVQAEEPGRSAEQTAEKRYFSLPAGPLGLSLARFAEHADIRLAFDARLVDKLQAQPLEGNFSPMSGLQLLLAGTGLTYEAVDGGYLIKAQKGLSQDSVRLPSTAVTGPQMAEENRFAHPFRLTSEQIEHRPQANSNLTDLLRSHPVVQFSNSSQNGLSQGEIKPDSISIHGSRPYQGLFSLDGMRMNNDLDPVDAGNGVTMASGTSSEQGFYLDSRLIDSLEVHDSNISARYSGFTGGVVEATSRSWRGGQAGQLYYRHTDADWNKTFTDDSLDFDSSHNSMSHPSRFQPSYQKSDYGFWGETQLAENLGVVVSASRRDSKIPMRDLGGPGFDIDGDTLVGFNHPASNRLQRRQSDNLSSKFSWYATPETTVHWTVLYSGYEEQMFQNTVANSGYQNSHDGLASILKLEHMTSLGQMELNASYRHLTDIRDSDTDYRVSLIDSSDWRNPVTYNYGGPGSLNSYQDTVELSGQFAFDRIFAAGLGHRFTLGAGVNQVDAEFEREETYYAANFDAYGEYINLRQIDAFFAGSASTRYTSYHLFAEDEMDWGRLTVRPGLRMDRDDFIGSNNLAPRLSVSLDAFGNGATVLKAGANRYYGSSMLTYALYGAQNGGLKHCYFDCFPLIDNGDGTWDATPDYEGLDNLKTPYSDELMLGLDQRWGNSLWAVQYVNRKHRDEVRSRPKYPDSRASNERSIKEFVNDSKTDSDNVYLSVSMLEPWRALHAEHRFSAALAWQRTRSDTALELGYSDIDMTMKLDPSQVWYEGKVINAKDLPASDFNAPWKLNVDWQADWQAYGITLFNRVTWESSRDQVYKHDTGVDGYYPLPDSDLRVRKYSSARIGSLWRWDTNVQWKPAFAHGLGFNAQVNNVLNNKNQSDTMSWNGGTYKIYQPGRQVWLGMTYDF; the protein is encoded by the coding sequence ATGTTCCGTCATCACCTCCCCCTCCCGTCTTTGCTGTGTGCTTCATTGTTGCTCGCTGTAGTGCCTGCGGTGCAGGCCGAAGAACCTGGGCGCAGCGCCGAACAAACCGCTGAAAAACGCTATTTTTCGCTGCCGGCCGGGCCATTGGGCCTGAGCCTTGCTCGTTTTGCCGAGCACGCAGATATCCGCCTGGCGTTCGACGCGCGTCTGGTCGACAAGCTGCAGGCGCAACCATTGGAGGGCAACTTCAGCCCGATGTCCGGCTTGCAGTTGCTGCTGGCGGGCACTGGCTTGACCTACGAAGCGGTCGATGGGGGTTACCTGATCAAGGCCCAAAAAGGGTTGTCGCAAGACAGCGTGCGCCTGCCCAGCACTGCCGTGACCGGCCCGCAAATGGCGGAGGAAAACCGCTTTGCTCATCCCTTCCGGCTCACTTCGGAGCAAATCGAACACCGGCCCCAGGCCAATAGCAACCTTACTGATCTGCTGCGCAGTCACCCGGTGGTGCAGTTCTCCAACAGTAGCCAGAACGGTTTGAGCCAAGGGGAAATCAAGCCCGACTCGATCTCTATCCACGGTTCACGTCCCTATCAGGGCTTGTTCAGCCTCGATGGCATGCGCATGAACAACGATCTGGATCCGGTCGATGCTGGCAACGGCGTTACCATGGCCTCAGGCACGTCGAGCGAACAGGGGTTCTACCTGGACAGCCGCCTGATCGATAGCCTGGAAGTTCACGACTCGAACATTTCTGCCCGCTACAGTGGCTTTACCGGCGGTGTGGTAGAGGCGACATCGCGCAGTTGGCGCGGCGGTCAGGCGGGCCAATTGTACTACCGCCACACCGACGCCGACTGGAACAAAACCTTCACCGACGACAGCCTGGATTTCGACAGTTCCCACAACAGCATGTCGCACCCCTCGCGCTTCCAGCCCAGCTACCAGAAAAGTGACTACGGCTTCTGGGGCGAAACCCAACTGGCGGAGAACCTCGGCGTAGTGGTCAGCGCTTCGCGCCGGGACTCGAAGATCCCTATGCGCGACCTGGGCGGGCCGGGATTCGATATCGATGGCGATACACTCGTTGGCTTCAATCACCCGGCAAGCAACCGCCTGCAACGGCGCCAGTCCGACAACCTGTCGAGCAAATTCAGTTGGTACGCGACCCCGGAAACCACCGTGCATTGGACGGTGCTGTACTCCGGTTACGAGGAACAGATGTTCCAGAACACGGTGGCCAACTCCGGCTACCAGAACAGCCACGACGGCCTGGCCAGTATCCTCAAGCTCGAACATATGACCTCGCTAGGGCAGATGGAGCTCAATGCCAGCTACCGGCACTTGACCGATATTCGCGACAGCGACACTGACTATCGAGTATCCCTGATCGATTCCAGCGATTGGCGTAATCCCGTTACGTACAACTACGGTGGCCCCGGCAGCCTGAATAGTTACCAGGACACTGTGGAGCTGTCCGGGCAGTTTGCCTTCGACCGCATCTTCGCTGCTGGCCTGGGACATCGTTTCACCCTCGGTGCTGGCGTCAACCAAGTGGATGCCGAGTTCGAGCGTGAGGAAACCTACTACGCGGCCAATTTCGACGCGTACGGCGAATACATCAACCTGCGTCAGATCGATGCCTTCTTTGCCGGCTCAGCAAGCACCCGCTACACCAGCTACCACCTGTTCGCCGAGGACGAGATGGATTGGGGACGCCTGACCGTTCGACCAGGCCTGCGCATGGATCGCGACGACTTCATCGGCAGCAACAATCTGGCGCCGCGTTTGTCGGTGTCCCTGGACGCGTTTGGCAACGGCGCTACGGTGCTCAAGGCTGGCGCCAACCGTTACTACGGCAGTTCCATGCTCACCTACGCCCTGTACGGTGCACAGAACGGTGGCCTCAAACACTGTTACTTCGATTGCTTCCCGCTGATCGACAACGGCGACGGCACCTGGGACGCAACGCCAGATTATGAAGGCCTGGACAACCTGAAGACGCCTTACAGCGATGAGCTGATGCTCGGCCTGGATCAGCGCTGGGGCAACAGTTTGTGGGCCGTGCAGTACGTCAATCGCAAGCACCGCGATGAAGTGCGCAGTCGCCCCAAGTACCCGGACAGCCGCGCCAGCAACGAGCGCAGCATCAAGGAATTCGTCAACGACAGCAAGACCGACAGCGACAACGTCTACCTCAGCGTCAGCATGCTCGAGCCTTGGCGTGCCCTGCATGCAGAACACCGTTTCAGCGCCGCATTGGCCTGGCAGCGCACCCGCAGTGACACCGCTCTGGAGCTGGGCTATAGCGACATTGATATGACCATGAAGCTGGACCCAAGCCAGGTTTGGTACGAAGGCAAAGTGATCAATGCCAAGGACCTGCCAGCCAGCGACTTCAACGCCCCCTGGAAGCTCAACGTAGATTGGCAGGCCGATTGGCAGGCTTACGGCATCACCCTGTTCAACCGGGTGACCTGGGAAAGCAGCCGCGATCAGGTGTACAAGCACGACACCGGCGTAGACGGCTATTACCCGCTGCCTGACAGTGATCTGCGCGTACGTAAATACAGCTCGGCGCGAATCGGTTCGCTGTGGCGTTGGGACACCAACGTGCAATGGAAGCCGGCCTTTGCCCACGGTCTGGGCTTCAACGCCCAGGTCAACAACGTGCTCAACAACAAAAACCAGAGCGACACCATGTCGTGGAACGGCGGCACCTACAAGATCTATCAGCCTGGCCGTCAGGTGTGGTTGGGCATGACTTACGACTTCTGA